The following are encoded in a window of Dysidea avara chromosome 4, odDysAvar1.4, whole genome shotgun sequence genomic DNA:
- the LOC136253935 gene encoding uncharacterized protein yields the protein MFHVKHEIDAQKIVGLSHSDINKAYLESTMSSLDTRVAMIGSEGSGKTCLSDTLTRQEFQNRPPTEGANQMEVVVKSTMDWEALTQEELIDGLQQQLLHEAHHCATSQPKSPKMPNADSTATPTPDASAEPPFLSKPEMDLPMLKLPSGDTMYFLTIEEFKQLPAMLSKYDPLQKYIGIWDYAGQQVFQHTHGLFISDEVVCLIVFDASKLLEDTPEHRYKDDDSPARSGLHTMTYWMDLISCPVKKRSTSDEDLLEFLPTFILVGAHIDLLNPDIHKAREIAFNKFIPLFEKEFLHKPFSKHIAGSKKGNLFTKGSSSVFFLSNRIRDAEVNAALQKIIMEASPKKVRPTRYVKMERKLMLLVHEERLGVANFAQIQEVAKDCGISSSIEEVSNVLQYFHQKGTVLYFHEVSALKDIVILCPQWLAKLLTYILTNLVCRPTGATLGSFANERSKEGLLGQELLEWCVEQFKKAEVNKGFKSLDFTWAAVVELLLKFCLMVDITGSSIAGKKKIAAGKKLYLVPHLLPQLPFIPIEDSCYQALYYFPGEFIPDSVVDQLIVKCIDLNGKQNYGHLRLSYRWVWLKLGKLLTYKIRVIDKDYTIELTRLHH from the exons ATGTTTCATGTGAAACATGAGATTGATGCTCAGAAGATTGTTG GCTTGTCACACAGTGATATTAACAAGGCATACTTAGAGAGTACAATGTCATCACTTGACACACGAGTAGCCATGATCGGTTCTGAAGGCTCGGGGAAGACTTGTCTCAGTGATACTCTCACAAGACAGGAGTTTCAGAATAGACCACCTACTGAGGGAGCAAATCAAATGGAGGTTGTGGTAAAGAGCACCATGGACTGGGAAGCACTCACGCAAGAAGAATTAATAGATGGTCTACAACAGCAATTGTTGCATGAAGCCCACCACTGTGCCACAAGCCAACCAAAATCTCCAAAAATGCCCAATGCTGATTCTACAGCTACACCTACTCCTGATGCCTCAGCAGAGCCCCCTTTTTTATCCAAACCAGAAATGGATTTGCCAATGCTGAAACTTCCAAGCGGTGACACAATGTATTTTCTAACCATTGAGGAATTCAAGCAGCTGCCAGCAATGTTGAGCAAGTATGACCCACTACAAAAGTATATTGGCATTTGGGATTACGCAGGGCAGCAGGTGTTCCAGCATACCCATGGTTTGTTTATATCCGATGAGGTAGTTTGCTTAATAGTGTTTGATGCTAGCAAGCTACTGGAAGATACCCCTGAGCACCGCTACAAAGATGACGACAGTCCAGCAAGATCAGGTTTACACACCATGACATACTGGATGGATCTGATCAGTTGCCCTGTCAAAAAGAGGAGCACGTCTGATGAAGACCTCTTGGAGTTCCTTCCTACTTTCATACTGGTAGGAGCTCATATTGATTTGCTCAACCCAGACATCCATAAAGCCAGAGAAATTGCATTCAACAAATTCATTCCTTTGTTTGAAAAGGAATTCCTGCACAAGCCATTCTCCAAGCACATTGCAGGTTCCAAGAAGGGCAATCTATTTACAAAAGGATCTTCATCAGTTTTCTTCCTTAGTAATCGAATTCGAGATGCTGAGGTAAATGCAGCACTTCAAAAGATAATCATGGAAGCATCTCCTAAGAAAGTTCGCCCCACTCGATATGTGAAAATGGAAAGAAAGTTAATGCTGCTGGTGCATGAAGAAAGGTTGGGTGTTGCTAACTTTGCACAAATTCAAGAGGTAGCAAAGGACTGTGGTATTTCATCAAGTATTGAAGAGGTGTCAAACGTTCTTCAGTATTTCCACCAAAAAGGCACAGTGCTATACTTCCATGAAGTATCTGCTTTGAAAGACATTGTCATCCTGTGTCCTCAATGGTTGGCTAAATTGTTGACGTACATCCTTACCAACCTGGTATGCCGACCTACAGGAGCAACCCTTGGGAGCTTTGCAAATGAAAGGAGTAAGGAAGGTCTTCTGGGACAAGAACTACTTGAGTGGTGTGTGGAACAATTTAAGAAGGCTGAAGTTAACAAAGGCTTCAAATCTCTGGACTTTACTTGGGCAGCTGTTGTTGAACTGCTACTAAAGTTCTGTTTAATGGTTGATATCACAGGTTCATCCATAGCAGGAAAGAAGAAAATTGCTGCTGGCAAGAAGCTGTATCTTGTGCCTCATCTTCTTCCTCAACTACCATTTATACCAATTGAAGATTCTTGCTACCAGGCACTGTATTATTTTCCTGGTGAGTTCATCCCAGACAGCGTAGTGGATCAATTGATTGTAAAATGTATTGATTTGAATGGAAAACAAAACTATGGTCATTTAAG GTTATCCTACCGATGGGTGTGGCTAAAGTTGGGAAAGCTACTGACGTATAAaattagagtaattgacaaAGACTACACCATTGAGCTTACAAGACTACACCATTGA